One segment of Eschrichtius robustus isolate mEscRob2 chromosome 3, mEscRob2.pri, whole genome shotgun sequence DNA contains the following:
- the EXO1 gene encoding exonuclease 1 isoform X1 has product MGIQGLLQFIKEASEPVHMRKYKGQVVAVDTYCWLHKGAVACAEKLAKGEPTDKYVGFCMKFVNMLLSHGIKPILVFDGCTLPSKKEVEKSRRERRQANLLKGKQLLREGKVSEARECFTRSINITHAMAHNVIKAARSQGVDCLVAPYEADAQLAYLNKAGIVQAVITEDSDLLAFGCKKVILKMDQFGNGLEVDQARLGMCKQLGDVFTEEKFRYMCILSGCDYLSSLRGIGLAKACKVLRLANNPDILKVIKKIGHYLKMNITVPEDYIKGFIRANNTFLYQLVFDPIKRKLIPLNAYEDDIDPETLSYAGRYVDDSIALQIALGNKDINTFEQIDDYNPDTAVPAQSRSHSWTDKTCQKSSNINSIWHKNYCPRLELDIVSDATKVKENPSTVGIELVISTKGLNLPRKSSIAKRPRSEELSEDDLLGQYSTSFTKKIKKNSCEGNKLLNSSERFMPDLVDGTTIKKSLSTPPRTRNKFATFLQRKNEESGAVVVPGTRSRFFSNSLDSADCISKKASSQSLDETAVTDKETNVNESDCLDGKKLLDISIAHNSSEHIPDDVTVIAEESQYFKTSRFTRTISPPTLGTLRSCFSWSGSLGDFSRTPSPSPSTALQQFLRKSDSPISLPENNEPSDVSQLKSDESSDESHPLHEVDWSSQSQESMDLSPHNLNASKLSQPSSEDLDSEVPGLYKSSSVDNLSTTKIKPLVPARVSGLSKKPSSIHKRNHHNAENKPGLQIKINELWKNFVFKKDSEKLPSCKKPDPLSPVKDNIQLTPEEEDIFNNSDCMRVQRAIFQ; this is encoded by the exons ATGGGGATACAAGGATTACTGCAATTTATCAAAGAAGCTTCTGAACCTGTCCACATGAGGAAGTATAAAGGGCAGGTAGTAGCTGTGGATACATACTGCTGGCTTCACAAAGGAGCTGTTGCTTGTGCTGAAAAACTAGCCAAAGGTGAACCTACCGATAA GTATGTAGGATTTTGTATGAAATTTGTAAATATGTTACTATCTCATGGGATCAAGCCTATCCTGGTATTTGATGGATGTACTTTACCTTCTAAAAAGGAAGTGGAGAAGTCTAGAAGAGA AAGAAGACAAGCCAACCTTCTTAAGGGAAAGCAGCTTCTTCGTGAGGGGAAGGTCTCAGAAGCCAGAGAATGTTTCACCCGTTCTATCAATATCACACACGCTATGGCCCACAATGTAATTAAG GCTGCTCGGTCTCAGGGAGTAGATTGTCTTGTGGCTCCATATGAAGCAGATGCACAGTTGGCCTATCTTAACAAGGCTGGTATTGTACAAGCTGTAATTACAGAAGACTCTGATCTCCTCGCTTTTGGCTGTAAAAAG gttattttaaaaatggaccaATTTGGAAATGGACTAGAAGTTGATCAGGCTCGGCTAGGAATGTGCAAACAGCTTGGGGATGTGTTCACAGAAGAGAAGTTCCGTTATATGTGCATTCTTTCAGGCTGTGACTATCTCTCATCACTGCGTGGGATTGGATTAGCCAAGGCCTGCAAAGTACTAAGACTAGCCAACAATCCAGATATTTTAAAG GTTATCAAGAAAATTGGACATTATCTCAAGATGAATATAACAGTACCAGAAGATTACATCAAAGGATTTATTCGGGCCAATAATACCTTCCTCTATCAGCTAGTTTTTGATCCCATCAAAAGGAAACTCATCCCTTTGAATGCCTATGAAGATGACATTGATCCTGAAACACTAAGCTATGCTGGGCG ATATGTTGATGATTCTATAGCTCTTCAAATCGCACTtggaaataaagatataaatactTTCGAACAGATTGATGACTACAATCCAGACACTGCCGTG CCTGCCCAATCAAGAAGTCATAGTTGGACTGACAAAACATGTCAAAAGTCATCTAATATTAATAGCATTTGGCATAAGAACTATTGCCCTAGACTTGAGCTGGACATTGTTTCAGATGCTACAAAGGTGAAGGAAAATCCAAGTACTGTGGGCATTGAACTAGTGATTAGTACTAAAGGGTTAAATCTTCCAAGGAAGTCATCCATTGCAAAAAGACCAAGAAGTg aAGAGCTATCAGAAGATGATCTATTGGGTCAATATTCTACTTCCTTTACAAAGAAGATCAAGAAAAATAGTTGTGAAGGTAATAAATTATTGAACTCTTCTGAACGGTTTATGCCTGACCTGGTAGATGGAACTACTATTAAAAAAAGCTTAAGCACACCACCTAGGACAAGAAACAAATTTGCAAcatttttacagagaaaaaatgaagaaagtggTGCAGTTGTGGTTCCAGGAACCAGAAGCAG GTTTTTTTCCAATTCTCTGGATTCTGCTGACTGTATATCAAAGAAAGCAAGCAGCCAGTCTCTAGATGAAACTGCTgtcacagataaagaaaccaaTGTAAATGAATCAGATTGTCTAGATGGCAAAAAGTTGTTAGATATCAGTATAGCACATAATTCAAGTGAGCATATTCCAGATGATGTGACTGTGATTGCTGAAGAGTCTCAGTATTTTAAGACCAGCAGATTCACGAGGACCATCTCACCACCCACCTTGGGTACACTAAGAAGTTGTTTCAGTTGGTCTGGAAGTCTTGGAGATTTTTCAAGAACACCAAGCCCCTCTCCAAGCACAGCATTGCAGCAGTTCCTTAGAAAGAGTGATTCTCCCATCTCTCTGCCTGAGAATAATGAGCCGTCTGATGTATCTCAGTTAAAGAGTGATGAGTCAAGTGATGAATCTCATCCCTTACATGAAGTGGATTGGTCTTCACAGTCTCAGGAAAGCATGGACTTATCACCACACAATTTAAATGCATCAAAACTTTCTCAGCCTTCTAGTGAGGATTTAGATTCAGAG GTTCCTGGGCTGTATAAATCTAGTTCTGTGGACAATCTTTCTACAACCAAGATCAAACCTTTAGTACCTGCCAGAGTCAGTGGGCTGAGCAAGAAGCCATCAAGCATCCATAAGAGAAATCATCATAATGCCGAGAACAAGCCAGGATTGCAGATAAAAATCAATGAACTCTGgaaaaattttgtatttaaaaa
- the EXO1 gene encoding exonuclease 1 isoform X2, with amino-acid sequence MGIQGLLQFIKEASEPVHMRKYKGQVVAVDTYCWLHKGAVACAEKLAKGEPTDKYVGFCMKFVNMLLSHGIKPILVFDGCTLPSKKEVEKSRRERRQANLLKGKQLLREGKVSEARECFTRSINITHAMAHNVIKAARSQGVDCLVAPYEADAQLAYLNKAGIVQAVITEDSDLLAFGCKKVILKMDQFGNGLEVDQARLGMCKQLGDVFTEEKFRYMCILSGCDYLSSLRGIGLAKACKVLRLANNPDILKVIKKIGHYLKMNITVPEDYIKGFIRANNTFLYQLVFDPIKRKLIPLNAYEDDIDPETLSYAGRYVDDSIALQIALGNKDINTFEQIDDYNPDTAVPAQSRSHSWTDKTCQKSSNINSIWHKNYCPRLELDIVSDATKVKENPSTVGIELVISTKGLNLPRKSSIAKRPRSELSEDDLLGQYSTSFTKKIKKNSCEGNKLLNSSERFMPDLVDGTTIKKSLSTPPRTRNKFATFLQRKNEESGAVVVPGTRSRFFSNSLDSADCISKKASSQSLDETAVTDKETNVNESDCLDGKKLLDISIAHNSSEHIPDDVTVIAEESQYFKTSRFTRTISPPTLGTLRSCFSWSGSLGDFSRTPSPSPSTALQQFLRKSDSPISLPENNEPSDVSQLKSDESSDESHPLHEVDWSSQSQESMDLSPHNLNASKLSQPSSEDLDSEVPGLYKSSSVDNLSTTKIKPLVPARVSGLSKKPSSIHKRNHHNAENKPGLQIKINELWKNFVFKKDSEKLPSCKKPDPLSPVKDNIQLTPEEEDIFNNSDCMRVQRAIFQ; translated from the exons ATGGGGATACAAGGATTACTGCAATTTATCAAAGAAGCTTCTGAACCTGTCCACATGAGGAAGTATAAAGGGCAGGTAGTAGCTGTGGATACATACTGCTGGCTTCACAAAGGAGCTGTTGCTTGTGCTGAAAAACTAGCCAAAGGTGAACCTACCGATAA GTATGTAGGATTTTGTATGAAATTTGTAAATATGTTACTATCTCATGGGATCAAGCCTATCCTGGTATTTGATGGATGTACTTTACCTTCTAAAAAGGAAGTGGAGAAGTCTAGAAGAGA AAGAAGACAAGCCAACCTTCTTAAGGGAAAGCAGCTTCTTCGTGAGGGGAAGGTCTCAGAAGCCAGAGAATGTTTCACCCGTTCTATCAATATCACACACGCTATGGCCCACAATGTAATTAAG GCTGCTCGGTCTCAGGGAGTAGATTGTCTTGTGGCTCCATATGAAGCAGATGCACAGTTGGCCTATCTTAACAAGGCTGGTATTGTACAAGCTGTAATTACAGAAGACTCTGATCTCCTCGCTTTTGGCTGTAAAAAG gttattttaaaaatggaccaATTTGGAAATGGACTAGAAGTTGATCAGGCTCGGCTAGGAATGTGCAAACAGCTTGGGGATGTGTTCACAGAAGAGAAGTTCCGTTATATGTGCATTCTTTCAGGCTGTGACTATCTCTCATCACTGCGTGGGATTGGATTAGCCAAGGCCTGCAAAGTACTAAGACTAGCCAACAATCCAGATATTTTAAAG GTTATCAAGAAAATTGGACATTATCTCAAGATGAATATAACAGTACCAGAAGATTACATCAAAGGATTTATTCGGGCCAATAATACCTTCCTCTATCAGCTAGTTTTTGATCCCATCAAAAGGAAACTCATCCCTTTGAATGCCTATGAAGATGACATTGATCCTGAAACACTAAGCTATGCTGGGCG ATATGTTGATGATTCTATAGCTCTTCAAATCGCACTtggaaataaagatataaatactTTCGAACAGATTGATGACTACAATCCAGACACTGCCGTG CCTGCCCAATCAAGAAGTCATAGTTGGACTGACAAAACATGTCAAAAGTCATCTAATATTAATAGCATTTGGCATAAGAACTATTGCCCTAGACTTGAGCTGGACATTGTTTCAGATGCTACAAAGGTGAAGGAAAATCCAAGTACTGTGGGCATTGAACTAGTGATTAGTACTAAAGGGTTAAATCTTCCAAGGAAGTCATCCATTGCAAAAAGACCAAGAAGTg AGCTATCAGAAGATGATCTATTGGGTCAATATTCTACTTCCTTTACAAAGAAGATCAAGAAAAATAGTTGTGAAGGTAATAAATTATTGAACTCTTCTGAACGGTTTATGCCTGACCTGGTAGATGGAACTACTATTAAAAAAAGCTTAAGCACACCACCTAGGACAAGAAACAAATTTGCAAcatttttacagagaaaaaatgaagaaagtggTGCAGTTGTGGTTCCAGGAACCAGAAGCAG GTTTTTTTCCAATTCTCTGGATTCTGCTGACTGTATATCAAAGAAAGCAAGCAGCCAGTCTCTAGATGAAACTGCTgtcacagataaagaaaccaaTGTAAATGAATCAGATTGTCTAGATGGCAAAAAGTTGTTAGATATCAGTATAGCACATAATTCAAGTGAGCATATTCCAGATGATGTGACTGTGATTGCTGAAGAGTCTCAGTATTTTAAGACCAGCAGATTCACGAGGACCATCTCACCACCCACCTTGGGTACACTAAGAAGTTGTTTCAGTTGGTCTGGAAGTCTTGGAGATTTTTCAAGAACACCAAGCCCCTCTCCAAGCACAGCATTGCAGCAGTTCCTTAGAAAGAGTGATTCTCCCATCTCTCTGCCTGAGAATAATGAGCCGTCTGATGTATCTCAGTTAAAGAGTGATGAGTCAAGTGATGAATCTCATCCCTTACATGAAGTGGATTGGTCTTCACAGTCTCAGGAAAGCATGGACTTATCACCACACAATTTAAATGCATCAAAACTTTCTCAGCCTTCTAGTGAGGATTTAGATTCAGAG GTTCCTGGGCTGTATAAATCTAGTTCTGTGGACAATCTTTCTACAACCAAGATCAAACCTTTAGTACCTGCCAGAGTCAGTGGGCTGAGCAAGAAGCCATCAAGCATCCATAAGAGAAATCATCATAATGCCGAGAACAAGCCAGGATTGCAGATAAAAATCAATGAACTCTGgaaaaattttgtatttaaaaa